The region GAATGACCAAAAAAGAATGCAAAAGCAAATGCTGACTGCTCCCAGCGCAGACATAATCAAAATCGAACACCCAGGTCGCGGCGACGACACGCGCGCCTGGGGCCCTCCCTATGCACCCTATATCGACGGCCGAGAAGGAAACGGCGAGAGCGCATATTACCTCTCTGTGCGGCACCACCTAGTAATTTCAAAAACTAAGTTATAAAACTAACAAACACCCAAGGTAAACCGCAACAAACGCAGTCTAGCCCTCTCCTTCGCAACCCCGACCGGCCAATCCATCCTGCACAAACTCGCCAAAGAAGCCGACATCCTAGTCGAGAACTACCTCCCGCACACGCTAGCTAAATACGCCCTGGACTACGAGACGCTGTCCAAGATCAACCCGTCCCTAATCTACACCTCCATCACGGGCTACGGCCAAACAGGCCCGTACAGCAACCGGCCGGGATTCGACGTCATGGTCGAAGCGGAGTTTGGCCTGGCGCATTTGACGGGGAGTAGGGAGGGCCCGCCCGTGAaggttggtgttgcggttACGGATTTGACGACCGGGTTGTATGCTGTGCAGAGTATTCTTGCGGCGTTGTGGGCGAGGAGTCAGAGTGTTGAGCCTAATGATAAAAAGGCAGGAGGGAAAGGGGAAGGACAGCATTTGGATGTTTGTCTGAGTGATTGCCAGGTCGCAACGCTGGCGAACATGGGTGAGGGCGTGTTGGTTTCCGGGGAGAAGGATACGGGACGGTGGGGGACTGCGCATCGTATGTTCTCCTTTTTCTATCTTTAACCTGCGTGTTTGTTTCtaggaagagaagggattGCTAATATGTTGGTATAGCGTCTGTCGTCCCCTACCAATCCTTCGCAACCAAAGACGGCgacatcttcgtcggcgGCGCGAACGACCGCCTCTTCGGCATCCTCTGCGCCCGCCTCCAAAAGCCAGAATGGGCCAGCGATCCACGCTTCCTCACAAACACAGACAGAGTAACGAACCGCACAGCACTGGAAACGCTAATCGAGACGGAGACGCGCAAGTCTACAACGACTGAATGGACGACACGCTTCGAGGGGAGCGGGCTTCCCTTCGCTGTTGTTAATGATGTCAAGCAGACGATGGAGCATGAACATGTCCAGGCGAGAGGGATGGTGCAGACGATTGCGCATCCGGCTTGTGGTCCGCTTAAGGTGATTAGTCCGCCGGTGAAGTATTCGAGGGCGGAGCCGAGTGTGAGACGTCCGCCGCCGTTGTTGGGGGAGCATACGGATGAGATTTTGGGGGAGATTGGGCTTAGTCAGGGGGAGATTCAGGACTTGAGGGGGGAGAAGGTTGTTTCTGGATAGTGTAGACTATATAGAGATACTTGAAGCATAGAGGTGATGAGTTGTATATAGCCATGTACTGAGATGCCAATTGGTGAATAGAAGCTACTATATCCTAATAAATCTGTTAAACCAGCTAAATCTGAGACCCCCGAGTATAAAACTGCGACATATCAACCCTCAACTTATCATACCCCAACGCAAGCTCCCTGCTCAGATCCTTATCCGTTTCCGCCTGTATACAGATCTTAAAGAACGGATCGTTCTCGCGCGCCGTGTCCGCATCCTGGTGCAGGCGCGCAAAATTCTCCCGCGACATCGGGTCAATGATGTCAACCCAGATCTGTCTGCGGATCTCAGCATATTTGTCGAGGATGCTTGAGTCCGCGAGTCCTTTGTGGATCCCGATTAGCGCGTCGTAGAGACAGCCCACGTCGGCGATTCCACCTGTTAGCCCGAGACCGCCGCTGTAAAATTTATTAGTTATGGGATTGAACGTGGGGTAATTATCTAGGAACGTACAAAGGATTACACAAATGCGCCGCATCAGCCGCGAGGACAACCCTCCCAACACGGAACGACGGTGCACAGCGCTGCTGCAGTTTATAAGGCGAGATATTGGTGATCTTGTACTCTCCTGGCTTTGGGTGCCCGGGGAGAATGTCTTCATAGCGCTTTGGTTGGCGGGCGACGTATTCCTCGCGGCTGAGGTTGGGTATTTCCTTGTATGTTACCCGGTACAGCCCGTCGTTTGTGATCCGGGCCGCCATGTAGAGATTGTCCGGGTGGATTATAAAGTTTGAGTCTGAGGGGAGGGTTTTTGTGAAGTCATAGTAGACCTGAATCTGTTAGAATTGAGATGCAGAGCGGGAAGATTATGACAGCAGGAGGAATACATTTGTGGCGATGATTTGCGCGTTGAGTGTTTCACCTGGGTATTCGGGCCCGAAGAGCTCGCGGCGAACGGTACTGCTTGCGCCGTCGCACCCGATGACATAGTCTGCCTGCATGCGGTGCTGGCCTGTTGGAGTCTCGACATCCACCCACGCCTGGTCCGCATCCTGTCCGACTTTCAGCACGCGATGAGACCATTTGAGATGCGCCGTGGGTTGGCGCTGGATGTGCTCGACCAGCAGCTGGCCGAGGAGGTCGAGC is a window of Aspergillus puulaauensis MK2 DNA, chromosome 4, nearly complete sequence DNA encoding:
- a CDS encoding CaiB/BaiF CoA transferase family protein (COG:I;~EggNog:ENOG410Q1EK;~InterPro:IPR023606,IPR003673;~PFAM:PF02515;~go_function: GO:0008410 - CoA-transferase activity [Evidence IEA]), producing the protein MLSRLSLPLFRPNGITTRALATASNTKNKTKNKNKKLPLAGLKVLDLSRVLAGPYCTQILGDLGADIIKIEHPGRGDDTRAWGPPYAPYIDGREGNGESAYYLSVNRNKRSLALSFATPTGQSILHKLAKEADILVENYLPHTLAKYALDYETLSKINPSLIYTSITGYGQTGPYSNRPGFDVMVEAEFGLAHLTGSREGPPVKVGVAVTDLTTGLYAVQSILAALWARSQSVEPNDKKAGGKGEGQHLDVCLSDCQVATLANMGEGVLVSGEKDTGRWGTAHPSVVPYQSFATKDGDIFVGGANDRLFGILCARLQKPEWASDPRFLTNTDRVTNRTALETLIETETRKSTTTEWTTRFEGSGLPFAVVNDVKQTMEHEHVQARGMVQTIAHPACGPLKVISPPVKYSRAEPSVRRPPPLLGEHTDEILGEIGLSQGEIQDLRGEKVVSG
- a CDS encoding FAD-dependent oxidoreductase (COG:C,H;~EggNog:ENOG410PIVQ;~InterPro:IPR036188,IPR002938;~PFAM:PF01494;~go_function: GO:0071949 - FAD binding [Evidence IEA]); this encodes MAFKKIIIVGAGPSGLILGLLLSKQGVEVDLLDADTKVNDQPRAAHYASPAAYELDRAGVLDDVKSRGFTFGTMAWRKPDTTFVAGTTTEHLPADYPHRMVVLPLDLLGQLLVEHIQRQPTAHLKWSHRVLKVGQDADQAWVDVETPTGQHRMQADYVIGCDGASSTVRRELFGPEYPGETLNAQIIATNVYYDFTKTLPSDSNFIIHPDNLYMAARITNDGLYRVTYKEIPNLSREEYVARQPKRYEDILPGHPKPGEYKITNISPYKLQQRCAPSFRVGRVVLAADAAHLCNPFGGLGLTGGIADVGCLYDALIGIHKGLADSSILDKYAEIRRQIWVDIIDPMSRENFARLHQDADTARENDPFFKICIQAETDKDLSRELALGYDKLRVDMSQFYTRGSQI